In the genome of Ensifer adhaerens, one region contains:
- a CDS encoding anhydro-N-acetylmuramic acid kinase, producing MLETMTAIGLMSGTSMDGIDVALIETDGEDFVKRGPAMEFPYAPDFRRRLAASLEDAKAITERRERPGSLCDIEREITDLHADAVKRFLAANWLKADDVGVVGFHGQTVIHRPDQGYTVQIGDGLLLAKQTGIPVVFDMRANDMVHGGQGAPLVPAYHAALARGLYWDQFPVVFVNIGGISNLTYIGADGEIIAFDSGPGNTLIDQWVEAEAGIPYDAGGSIASEGVVISSLAERYLSHAFFTAEKRRSLDRNDFRPPESHEVGLHDGARTLAHVSAAAILKSARHLPVRPRTYIICGGGRLNRAIVGDLDRMAGAEGAKVVIAEDLGFNGAGMEAEAWAYLAVRSLKGLPLTYPGTTGVRAPVSGGVLVLPEAQVSS from the coding sequence CAAGCGCGGGCCGGCGATGGAGTTTCCCTATGCGCCGGATTTCCGTCGGCGGCTGGCGGCGTCGCTGGAGGATGCCAAGGCGATCACGGAGCGGCGCGAAAGGCCGGGGAGCCTTTGCGACATCGAGCGCGAGATCACCGATCTGCATGCGGATGCGGTGAAGCGGTTTCTGGCGGCAAATTGGCTCAAGGCGGACGATGTCGGCGTCGTCGGCTTTCACGGGCAGACGGTGATCCACCGGCCGGATCAGGGCTATACGGTGCAGATCGGCGACGGTCTTTTGCTGGCTAAACAAACTGGCATTCCGGTCGTCTTTGACATGCGAGCCAACGACATGGTGCATGGCGGGCAGGGCGCGCCGCTGGTGCCGGCCTATCATGCGGCGCTGGCGCGCGGGCTTTACTGGGATCAGTTTCCGGTCGTTTTCGTCAATATCGGCGGGATTTCCAACCTCACCTATATCGGCGCGGATGGCGAGATCATCGCGTTTGATAGCGGGCCGGGCAATACGCTGATCGACCAATGGGTGGAGGCGGAGGCCGGCATTCCCTATGACGCCGGCGGTTCGATTGCCTCAGAGGGAGTGGTGATTTCATCGCTCGCCGAACGTTATCTGTCGCATGCCTTCTTCACTGCCGAGAAACGCCGCTCGCTTGACCGTAACGATTTTCGTCCGCCGGAAAGCCACGAGGTCGGTTTGCACGATGGCGCGCGCACGCTTGCCCATGTCAGCGCCGCCGCGATCCTGAAATCGGCGCGTCACCTGCCGGTGAGGCCGCGCACCTACATCATCTGCGGTGGCGGGCGGCTTAACCGCGCCATTGTCGGCGATCTCGACCGGATGGCGGGCGCGGAGGGTGCAAAGGTCGTCATTGCCGAGGATCTGGGTTTTAACGGTGCGGGGATGGAGGCGGAGGCTTGGGCTTATCTGGCCGTGCGCTCGCTGAAGGGCTTGCCCCTGACCTATCCGGGTACGACAGGTGTCCGTGCACCCGTGTCGGGTGGGGTGCTGGTGCTGCCAGAGGCTCAAGTGTCCAGCTGA
- a CDS encoding Predicted phospholipase, patatin/cPLA2 family, which yields MSSSIHFDAIGFAGGGNRCYWQSGFWEAFNGLHPQRPQYYVTVSAGAYHCAMNLAGKARQVREAAIAFAEEGRADVVWKNLVFGRSPFVVGGLFEDFLATIFGDSDLETLKAQPPIFMQVSRPPPLLPSAIAALGSIAAYQLEKRITGGAYSKAGRYLGLSPAWISTYDMQTARDLIDGMLATASVPPFMRVGRIHGRPCLDGGLVDNPPLLMLEETEDEGGHTLLLTTRHGRVPPSTPNRMVVGPSEPVTVNNFTIRDPDGLRRAYEIGLRDGERFAETLGR from the coding sequence ATGTCCTCATCAATCCATTTCGATGCCATCGGCTTTGCCGGGGGCGGCAATCGTTGTTACTGGCAGTCCGGCTTTTGGGAGGCTTTCAACGGCCTTCATCCGCAGCGGCCGCAATATTATGTCACCGTCTCTGCCGGCGCCTATCACTGTGCGATGAACCTTGCCGGCAAGGCGCGGCAGGTGCGCGAGGCGGCGATTGCCTTTGCGGAGGAAGGGCGTGCGGATGTCGTCTGGAAGAACCTCGTCTTCGGCCGCTCGCCCTTCGTCGTCGGCGGTCTGTTCGAGGATTTTCTGGCGACAATCTTTGGGGATAGCGATCTGGAGACCCTGAAGGCGCAGCCGCCGATCTTCATGCAAGTTTCACGCCCGCCGCCACTTCTGCCGTCAGCCATTGCCGCACTCGGCTCCATTGCGGCCTATCAGCTTGAAAAGCGCATCACCGGCGGTGCCTATTCCAAGGCCGGACGCTATCTCGGCCTCTCGCCCGCCTGGATTTCCACCTACGACATGCAAACGGCCCGCGACCTCATCGATGGCATGCTTGCCACCGCCTCCGTTCCACCCTTCATGCGCGTCGGCCGCATCCATGGTCGGCCCTGCCTCGATGGCGGACTGGTCGACAACCCGCCGCTCCTGATGCTGGAGGAAACGGAGGACGAAGGTGGCCACACCCTGCTGCTCACCACCCGTCACGGCAGGGTGCCGCCCTCGACACCGAACCGCATGGTGGTCGGCCCGTCCGAACCGGTTACGGTCAACAACTTCACCATCCGCGACCCCGACGGCCTGCGTCGCGCCTATGAGATCGGACTGCGGGATGGCGAGCGCTTCGCCGAAACGCTGGGGCGCTGA
- a CDS encoding cysteine desulfurase, producing MAGKRTYLDWNATAPLLDEARDAILSALALPGNASSVHVEGRAARAVIDRARDKVAVLVGAKSANVVFTSGATEAANLVLTPDFRMGRSALKVSKSYVSAIEHPAIREGGRFAKEDVVEIPVKPAGVVDLDALATLLAEHDIEAGLPLVAVMLANNETGIIQPVAEVAALVRKAGGIFVCDAVQAAGRVPVSIDEIGADFLILSAHKFGGPKGAGALVSRGEAMMPAPLLRGGGHEKGHRAGTENIAAIAGFGAAAEYQRQNLEARATSLQFKRDRLESAMRRACPDLIIHGADGPRLPNTSFFSVPGLKSETGQIAFDLEGIALSAGSACSSGKVGESHVLAAMGFDPKLGALRASIGPETTDEDIDHAIAAFERLLARLNRQGAAA from the coding sequence ATGGCTGGAAAGCGCACATATCTGGACTGGAACGCGACCGCGCCGCTTCTTGACGAAGCGCGCGATGCGATTCTGTCCGCGCTGGCGCTTCCGGGCAATGCTTCCTCGGTTCATGTCGAAGGCCGGGCGGCGCGGGCGGTGATCGATCGGGCGCGTGACAAAGTGGCCGTGCTGGTCGGCGCGAAGTCGGCGAATGTCGTCTTCACGTCGGGCGCGACGGAGGCGGCCAATCTGGTGCTGACGCCGGATTTCCGCATGGGGCGCTCAGCGCTGAAAGTTTCAAAATCGTATGTTTCGGCAATCGAACATCCTGCCATCCGCGAAGGCGGTCGGTTTGCAAAAGAGGATGTCGTCGAAATTCCGGTCAAGCCGGCCGGTGTTGTCGATCTCGATGCGCTGGCCACGCTGCTGGCTGAGCACGACATAGAGGCAGGACTGCCGCTGGTGGCTGTGATGCTCGCCAATAACGAGACTGGCATCATCCAGCCCGTTGCCGAGGTTGCCGCTCTTGTACGCAAAGCCGGCGGCATCTTCGTTTGTGACGCGGTGCAGGCGGCGGGTCGCGTACCGGTTTCGATTGACGAGATCGGGGCGGATTTTCTGATCCTTTCGGCCCACAAGTTCGGCGGGCCGAAGGGGGCCGGCGCGCTTGTCTCGCGTGGCGAGGCGATGATGCCTGCGCCGCTGCTGCGGGGCGGCGGGCATGAGAAGGGTCACCGCGCGGGCACCGAGAATATCGCTGCGATTGCCGGCTTTGGCGCGGCTGCGGAATATCAACGCCAAAACCTTGAAGCGCGGGCCACAAGCCTCCAGTTTAAGAGAGACCGGCTGGAAAGCGCGATGCGCCGCGCCTGCCCGGATCTCATCATCCATGGCGCGGATGGCCCGAGACTGCCCAATACATCCTTCTTTTCCGTGCCGGGGCTGAAATCCGAGACCGGGCAGATTGCGTTTGATCTCGAAGGGATTGCGCTTTCTGCAGGCTCGGCCTGTTCGTCCGGCAAGGTGGGCGAAAGCCATGTCCTGGCCGCCATGGGCTTTGACCCGAAGCTTGGCGCTCTTCGCGCCTCCATCGGGCCGGAAACCACGGATGAGGATATAGATCACGCCATTGCCGCCTTTGAACGGCTTCTGGCGCGGCTCAACCGGCAGGGCGCTGCCGCTTGA
- a CDS encoding Iron-regulated ABC transporter membrane component SufB — MVAVQETIDQVRKIDVDQYKYGFETMIESDRAPKGLSEDIVRFISAKKQEPEWMLEWRLEAYRRWLTMEEPTWARVDYPKIDFNDIYYYSAPKSASGPKSLDEVDPELLKTYEKLGIPLREQEILAGVKQSKIAVDAVFDSVSVVTTFKEELSKAGVIFMSISEAIREHPELVKKYLASVVPVTDNYYSTLNCAVFTDGSFVYVPKGVRCPMELSTYFRINEKNTGQFERTLIIAEEGAYVSYLEGCTAPQRDENQLHAAVVELIAMDDAEIKYSTVQNWYPGDKDGKGGIYNFVTKRGDCRGKNSKISWTQVETGSAITWKYPSCILRGDGSRGEFYSIAVSNGHQQVDSGTKMIHLGKNTSSRIISKGISAGFSQNTYRGQVAINRRADNARNFTQCDSLLIGDKCGAHTVPYIEAKNASAQLEHEATTSKISEDQLFYCLARGIPEEAAIALIVNGFVKDVIQELPMEFAVEAQKLIGISLEGSVG, encoded by the coding sequence ATGGTCGCCGTTCAGGAAACCATTGATCAGGTCCGCAAGATCGACGTGGATCAATATAAATACGGCTTCGAGACGATGATCGAATCCGACCGCGCGCCCAAGGGTCTGTCGGAAGATATCGTGCGTTTCATTTCTGCCAAGAAGCAGGAGCCGGAATGGATGCTGGAATGGCGTCTGGAGGCCTATCGTCGCTGGCTGACGATGGAAGAGCCGACCTGGGCGCGCGTCGATTATCCGAAGATCGATTTCAACGACATCTATTACTATTCCGCGCCGAAGTCGGCCTCCGGCCCGAAGTCGCTGGACGAGGTCGATCCGGAACTGCTCAAGACCTATGAAAAGCTTGGCATTCCGCTGCGGGAACAGGAAATTCTCGCTGGCGTGAAGCAGTCGAAGATCGCCGTTGACGCCGTGTTCGACAGCGTTTCCGTCGTCACGACTTTCAAGGAAGAGCTGTCCAAGGCCGGCGTCATTTTCATGTCGATCTCGGAAGCGATCCGCGAGCATCCGGAGCTGGTGAAGAAGTATCTGGCCTCCGTCGTGCCGGTCACCGACAATTACTATTCGACGCTCAATTGCGCCGTCTTTACCGATGGTTCCTTCGTCTATGTGCCGAAGGGCGTTCGTTGCCCGATGGAGCTGTCGACCTATTTCCGCATCAACGAGAAGAATACGGGCCAGTTCGAGCGCACGCTGATCATCGCCGAAGAAGGGGCTTACGTCTCCTATCTCGAAGGCTGCACTGCGCCGCAGCGCGATGAAAATCAGCTGCACGCGGCTGTCGTTGAACTGATCGCGATGGACGATGCCGAGATCAAGTATTCCACCGTCCAGAACTGGTATCCGGGCGACAAGGACGGCAAGGGCGGCATCTACAATTTCGTAACCAAGCGCGGCGACTGCCGGGGCAAGAATTCCAAGATCTCCTGGACGCAGGTCGAGACCGGTTCGGCGATCACCTGGAAATACCCGTCCTGCATCCTGCGCGGCGACGGTTCGCGCGGCGAGTTCTACTCGATTGCGGTGTCCAACGGCCATCAGCAGGTCGATAGCGGCACCAAGATGATCCATCTCGGCAAGAACACGTCGAGCCGCATCATCTCAAAGGGCATCTCCGCCGGCTTCTCGCAGAACACCTATCGCGGCCAGGTGGCGATCAACCGCCGTGCGGACAACGCCCGCAACTTTACCCAGTGCGACTCGCTCCTCATCGGCGACAAGTGCGGCGCGCATACCGTGCCTTACATCGAGGCGAAGAACGCGTCGGCGCAGCTGGAGCACGAGGCGACTACCTCGAAGATCTCCGAAGACCAGCTCTTCTACTGCCTCGCCCGCGGCATTCCGGAAGAGGCAGCCATCGCGCTGATCGTCAACGGGTTCGTGAAGGACGTCATCCAGGAACTGCCGATGGAATTTGCGGTCGAAGCGCAGAAGCTGATCGGGATTTCGCTTGAGGGTAGCGTGGGGTGA
- a CDS encoding putative endonuclease produces MTGFVYMMSDKPRGVIYTGVTSDLHGRSWEHRNGVNEGFTAKYQAKYLVWFESHPNIVLAIRREKALKRYLREWKISLIEGLNPTWMDLFEKIDEMENMYRPHPNTRMWGDYN; encoded by the coding sequence ATGACCGGCTTCGTCTACATGATGTCGGACAAGCCTCGTGGGGTGATCTACACCGGTGTGACCAGCGACCTCCATGGGCGCAGTTGGGAACACCGGAATGGAGTGAATGAGGGTTTTACGGCGAAGTATCAGGCCAAATATCTGGTCTGGTTCGAGAGCCATCCGAATATCGTTCTGGCGATCCGGCGGGAGAAGGCGCTGAAGCGATATTTGCGGGAGTGGAAGATAAGTCTGATCGAGGGGCTCAATCCGACGTGGATGGATCTGTTCGAGAAGATTGACGAGATGGAGAATATGTATCGACCACACCCGAATACGCGGATGTGGGGTGATTATAACTAA
- a CDS encoding Fe-S cluster assembly ATP-binding protein — protein MLEIRNLHARIAEDGTEIIRGLNLTVKAGEVAAIMGPNGSGKSTLSYILSGREDYEVTEGDILYNGESILELDPAERAAKGIFLAFQYPVEIPGVATMQFLKVALNEQRKQRGEAELTTPDFMKRVKDAAAHLKIAPEMLRRPLNVGFSGGEKKRAEILQMALLEPKLCVLDETDSGLDIDALKIVSDGVNALRSPDRAVIVITHYQRLLEHIVPDTVHVLYKGQIIKSGDKSLALELEANGYADVIEAAA, from the coding sequence ATGCTTGAGATCAGAAACCTTCATGCGCGGATCGCCGAGGATGGCACCGAGATCATTCGTGGTTTGAACCTCACGGTGAAGGCCGGGGAAGTGGCGGCCATCATGGGGCCGAACGGGTCGGGGAAGTCGACGCTGTCCTATATCCTTTCGGGCCGCGAGGACTATGAAGTCACCGAGGGCGATATCCTCTATAACGGCGAGAGCATTCTGGAGCTCGATCCGGCCGAGCGTGCGGCGAAGGGCATTTTCCTCGCCTTCCAGTATCCGGTCGAAATTCCGGGCGTTGCCACGATGCAGTTCCTCAAGGTGGCACTGAATGAGCAGCGCAAGCAGCGTGGCGAAGCGGAGCTGACGACGCCGGACTTCATGAAGCGGGTCAAGGATGCGGCGGCACATCTGAAGATCGCGCCGGAAATGCTGCGCCGTCCGCTCAATGTCGGCTTCTCGGGTGGCGAGAAGAAGCGCGCCGAAATCCTGCAGATGGCGCTCCTGGAGCCGAAGCTTTGCGTTCTCGACGAGACCGATTCCGGCCTCGACATCGACGCGCTGAAGATCGTCTCGGATGGCGTCAATGCGCTGCGGTCGCCAGACCGCGCCGTGATCGTCATCACGCACTACCAGCGCCTGCTCGAACATATCGTGCCGGATACGGTTCACGTTCTCTACAAGGGCCAGATCATCAAGTCGGGCGACAAGTCGCTTGCGCTTGAACTCGAAGCCAACGGCTATGCCGACGTGATCGAAGCTGCGGCTTGA